ATGTCAGCACTTTGTGAGGCAACTGGAGCTAATGTTACTCAGGTGGCATATGCCGTTGGTACAGACTCAAGGATTGGGCCCAAATTTTTAAATGCCAGTGTTGGGTTTGGTGGATCCTGCTTTCAGAAGGACATTTTGAATTTGGTTTACATCTGTGAGTGCAATGGCCTTCCAGAAGTTGCTGAGTACTGGAAACAAGTCATCAAGATCAATGATTATCAGAAGAGTCGCTTTGTGAACCGTGTTGTTGCCTCTATGTTTAACACAGTCGCCAACAAGAAGATAGCCATTCTTGGTTTTGCCTTCAAGAAGGATACTGGTGACACCCGGGAGACCCCAGCCATCGATGTATGCAAGGGGTTACTAGGTGACAAAGCTTGTTTGAGCATATACGACCCACAGGTCACCCAGGATCAGATCCAGAGGGACCTTACAATGAACAAGTTTGATTGGGACCATCCTCTCCACCTCCAACCAATGAGTCCTACAACTGTGAAGCAAGTATCCGTGGTTTGGAGCGCCTATGAAGCAACAAGAGACGCTCATGGTCTCTGCATTTTGACTGAGTGGGACGAATTCAAGAACCTTGACTACAGGAGGATATACAACAGCATGCAAAAACCAGCTTTTGTGTTCGATGGCAGGAACATTGTCGATGTGAATAAGCTGAGGCAGATTGGTTTCATCGTGTACTCGATCGGTAAGCCCCTGGATCCATGGCTGAAGGACATGCCTGCAGTGGCATAAGAGAGATGAAATAAAGCGGTCAGTATGATTCTTCACCGTATTTCGATGAATTTTGTTGTGCCTTGATTTCCCGGAGTAGTCAGGATAAATGGCGTTACATTGTATTCCATTATATCACTGTTTGTCTGTTGTTTGTTTAGAAGGGAAAAAACTTGATGGAATTTTCTCTGATTTAAATCTATTATCATTATAAGAATGATGTATTCCAGAAACCATTTATCATGTATTCTTGTTCAATGCTAAAACTCAAATACTCCTGATGCCAAATTCCCATTCAAGTAACttctttatttacaattttagttGTACGGTCTCAAAATACTTGGGCCGTCATTGACTCAATGAATTGGGTCGGGCCAAAAAACTGTTTAAATTAGTATTAGAACCATATTCAATAAAAGTTCCATTATGAGTGATTCACCTTGCGATTGGGATAACAAAGACGATGTTTTTAAGGTGGGTCGATTTGTTACTTGGAAGTTTATGGTCaatgttatattattgaattttccAGTGTAAATTTAGCAAAGTAACAACAatgattacaaattattatttttttctccctatttaatctatatatatatcactaccatataatttattatacgtattttataatataatatagtataaataaaaaataataatgttatgaggtatatcaatttaatacgatataatgaacttattatataatataatatgtattttatgatacgatacatattattgatatagaatgatatatttttttagaaaaaatgatgatataatataagtgtatataaaaaatcttaaattttcaaatgtgtttatgatatttttaaaatgataacgtgttaattaaatttttttattattttattttttaaagttgtattatttaataagaTATGATATTcgatatatgataaaaaattaaatttttaataaataataagttaCGCGGTTCGATCATAATACAATCCTTagtatataaaacaaaaaaaataatgattatgtAATTACTCAGTTGAATGCATTTTAAGTGCGTTTAGGTTGaggaataagatattattttgttaatcaatattttattactgttatCAACTTGTTTAATtggttaattaataaaatattgcggtaaatttttttttaccaaacTAACCTAACAGGTAATATGTACGAGTAATATGATTTCCATGtcaataaaacattttttacaaACAATGACCataaagtataaataatgatatattattttgtgattcGGTGATCTgtaattagaaataaaacaatatttaatcactcaataatatgttatttgttgtgtttaagtttgtgttcattatttatatatatagtgttaCTTTTACTATATTCTCcttagttaataaaaattactaagcTAATATTAATTTGGGCAAAcgacttattcccatctaaaGTATAGTTAAATGTCAATTTTTactcttcaactttcaaaaacttaaacactcacccataagttaaaatttgtttaaatttccaattagagttaaaggtaaaatcgttatttaataataatatttaaaaaataaaagtttatatcattttaccatatcgatttggaaaattaataattttttcctaaaattaagttttaaaaaataacatttttcccttacttagggtttcaaattttgttgatgaattttCGATAAATGATGACTTATCTTTATCCCTCCCAATAATGTCTTTCCCTTCAATCAATGAAgtctaaatttgataaaatccagacaaaatccaattttttagatttgatgaaatccaaacgaaataaaagttttttggcttattaattttgttacaaatttactattaataaatttagtttaccATGCTAAGgattttaagtgaaattattattttattattaccattcaaacacaataattatttatatacactaATTTACtcaaacattatattaatttattttcctaaatttttgagataatttatttttataataattttttaattttaataataaaaaattatccgaatcaaatatatcattaaattggtgtataagaaattttgaaatctaGGTATAAGTTAACAGTCAAATTATTCCAATAATTATGTAATCTCGTgactagacacgtcaattgggccgggttGAACGGAGGCACGGCACGAAGCGCGAAAAAAAAAGCACGGCACGAGAAAGCCCGGCCCGACACTGTAGCGTGCCGggctaggcccatgggcctactGGGTCGGGCCTCGGGCTTTGATATTAAGCCCGTGGGCTGGCCCAACCCGGCCCGATactgtttttatatatattttttaattttaattggcaGATTTTCTGCCTTGTGCTGCTGCCTTGCTTCTGCCTTGTAGCAGAagctttggcctttattttttttttaattttttaattaatttattttttatataaacctatttaatttttcttcattttcacttccatttacaaatctctaatctcaattattttattatattttcaatctcattttttcttattaattatctttcaaaatatatctaaattcgtaaataataattctttgtgtttataattttattttaattttatcattacaaaatattacaaatagattaaGTATTAAATGAActaaatctatttgaatattattataatatatatttatttatgttttataatttgaaaaataatttgtttaaaaattttaaaaaatattcaaaacccggcccggcccggcccatttaagGCCCATTTATATATGGGCCAGGTCTTGGGCCTTCATATATTAATGGGCCGGCCCGGTCCGAAAGCCCATCACTGTTTGGGCTTTAGGCACGACCCGGCCCGTTAGCCCGATGGGCCGAGCCTGAGTCAGCCCGGCCCGCCCGGCCCATCGACACCTCTACTCGTGACGATTAATGAATAAGATTGAATATCATCTCATAAGATAAGAGAGATCGAAATGGATTGTTGACCATGTCGTAATACCGGTGAAACTCCCAAGAGGCACTCACTCTTCCTAGTGTTTAACCTTGTCaactttataaatattgaaaataatatttattattaaatttatattatattgtcgTAAAGTAAAATTCGTAAAATAGTATGGCGAAACTGTAATGTAGATAAAATTTAAGCCCCAAAAtgtaatttagataaaatttctgaattctttacttttttaattcaCGTGCATAAAACATTTTGCAAGTGGCTTAAGCGCACTGCTCACAGCATGAAATTCACGGACAGAATCATTTTTTTAGGCCCAGGAATCACAGAGTGGTACGTCATGTAATTTTCCTCAAGATTTTCACCTGTTTGGTAAATTCACTCCAAATTGTTAATGTTCATCGAAGAAACGACCCCTATAAATCGTGACCTAAATTTGCCCAATTCGGTACCGAATAGAAAATCACTATCTCCCCGATTCCACTCCTaatttcttcatatttattcttttgttcGTCGAATACAATTCCTTTTTCGTTTGATTCGATTTTTTCTCTATCGATTGATCCCGATTTCCCTGCTTGTTGTTCTCGAACTCCTGTtctagggttagggtttcgaATTCTCTTAAAACATTCGATTCGATTTCGATTTCGTTTGATCTCTGAATCTTAGGGCATATACTAGCTTTTCTTGTCTATATTTATCTGGGTCCAGCCTTCATTTCTTGGATTCTTTGAAAAGTTTGAAACTTTATCCGCGCTTTCGAAGCTTCAATTTTTCGATCGATTTTATATTGTGAATATTGGGGAAAATATTTAATTCGTTTTCAGTATTTTATAttcgttaaatttaatatatttgtttaacgATAAGGGAGCTAGATCTTCTGGGTTTGTAAATCGGGGTTTTTCTATTGGGTTTATTTGAATCTTAATTCGTCCACTGGTGTTACTAATAGAGTTATTCAGAAGAAGATTTCCGTGAGAACTACTTCCTGTATCCCTTGTATGATTTGCAATTTTTATTATctagtgaatttatttatatgatatgatatttgaaatgttgtttctaattttaattgttatgtgGATGCTTTACTATATGCtgtttcataatttatttatatttttactattagaacctttatattgttatatgaatattacATTGTGGCTTTGTAGATGCACCAAAGAACCTTtagcattttttaattttataatttagaaatggattttgtttaattttatgatcCCCATTGTATTATGCACAGATGTATTTGAAATAGATGTTAGTTGAAACCAGAAAAAGAGATATTGCTGTAATGATATTCTAGGAACTGAGAATTTTCTGTGGCATTAGTGAAAAAAGGCTTGGCCTTTCCTCTTAGCCATGGAGTGGGTTTAGTGATAGTTGTCGAATGCTTCTGTTGTGGGGAGAAAAAGAGTTTTCCTATGACTTTTGGctttgggtttttcattttttaccaGCTCGTGTTTTGTAGAGGTTACCCTCTTTATTAAGAAGATGACTCTATATGTGATAATAATCATAGTGGAAGTTAGGTGCCTGTCTTTTCAATCTTATTCTGGTTTGTATGTATCTTTTTGTCAAGTGCGCTTGTGCCTAAGTGAAAATCATGACTTTGACATTATACTAAGCTGAGGAttagtatttttcaaattgcTTGCACTGAAACTAGATT
The genomic region above belongs to Mangifera indica cultivar Alphonso chromosome 15, CATAS_Mindica_2.1, whole genome shotgun sequence and contains:
- the LOC123197900 gene encoding UDP-glucose 6-dehydrogenase 1 codes for the protein MVKICCIGAGYVGGPTMAVIALKCPSIEVAVVDISVSRVAAWNSDQLPIYEPGLDGVVKQCRGKNLFFSTDVEKHVSEADIVFVSVNTPTKTQGLGAGKAADLTYWESAARVIADVSKSDKIVVEKSTVPVKTAEAIEKILTHNSKGIKFQILSNPEFLAEGTAIKDLFNPDRVLIGGRETREGQKAIKALKDVYAHWVPEDRILTTNLWSAELSKLAANAFLAQRISSVNAMSALCEATGANVTQVAYAVGTDSRIGPKFLNASVGFGGSCFQKDILNLVYICECNGLPEVAEYWKQVIKINDYQKSRFVNRVVASMFNTVANKKIAILGFAFKKDTGDTRETPAIDVCKGLLGDKACLSIYDPQVTQDQIQRDLTMNKFDWDHPLHLQPMSPTTVKQVSVVWSAYEATRDAHGLCILTEWDEFKNLDYRRIYNSMQKPAFVFDGRNIVDVNKLRQIGFIVYSIGKPLDPWLKDMPAVA